From a region of the Phaseolus vulgaris cultivar G19833 chromosome 6, P. vulgaris v2.0, whole genome shotgun sequence genome:
- the LOC137832411 gene encoding ubiquitin-like protein 5: MIEVVLNDRLGKKVRVKCNDDDTIGDLKKLVAAQTGTRADKIRIQKWYTIYKDHITLKDYEIHDGMGLELYYN; encoded by the coding sequence ATGATCGAGGTGGTGTTGAACGACCGATTGGGAAAGAAGGTGCGCGTGAAGTGCAACGATGATGACACAATCGGCGACCTGAAGAAGCTTGTGGCGGCTCAGACTGGCACCAGAGCCGACAAGATCCGCATCCAGAAGTGGTACACCATCTACAAGGATCACATCACTCTGAAGGATTACGAGATCCACGATGGCATGGGTCTCGAACTCTACTACAACTAA
- the LOC137832409 gene encoding BTB/POZ domain-containing protein At5g03250-like: MAFMKQGSKSEPFRREGQTWVCTTGLSSDVTIEVGEISFLLHKFPLLSRSGLLKKLIAESSNEDESSCVLQLYDVPGGAKTFEDITRFCYGVKIEITSLNVVSLRCAAEYLQMTEDYGEANLVEQTETFLNEIFSNWPDSIKALETCEEVQPFAEDLHIVSRCIDSLAMKACSDPNLFNWPVAARNCKQNQEDDHALWNGISRDTRLSQSDDWWFYDVSLLSLPFYKRLIIAIEAKGMKSEAVAASLIYYLRRFLPLMNRQSSFTDTGHATIPNTSEADQRALLEEIVELIPNKRGVTSSKNLLRLLRTAMILSASPSCRENLERRVGAQLDQAALVDLLIPNMGYSMETLYDIDCIQRILDHFMSIYQPASVAASPCIIEQGALMAGADALTPMTMVANLLDGYLAEVASDTNMSLAKFLALAIAIPDYARPLDDGIYHAIDVYLKIHPWLTDSEREQLCRLMNCQKLSLEASTHAAQNERLPLRVIVQVLFFEQLRLRTSISGWFFVSDNLDNGHHHSGNVVLPNNDPCQRDTAEGNENLRERLLELEKECSSIRNELQKLTKTKKSWSILPKRFGFRKKSES, from the exons atggCATTCATGAAGCAGGGGTCAAAGTCTGAACCTTTTCGTCGGGAAGGTCAAACGTG GGTTTGTACGACAGGACTATCGAGTGATGTTACCATTGAAGTTGGCGAAATCTCATTTCTCCTCCACAAG TTTCCATTGCTTTCTAGAAGTGGCCTACTGAAGAAACTCATTGCAGAGTCCTCTAATGAGGATGAATCAAGTTGTGTTTTGCAACTTTATGATGTTCCTGGTGGAGCCAAAACATTTGAGGATATAACCAGGTTCTGCTACGGTGTAAAAATAGAAATCACATCATTAAATGTAGTCAGCCTTAGATGTGCAGCTGAGTACCTGCAAATGACTGAAGACTATGGCGAAGCGAATCTTGTTGAACAGACTGAGACTTTTCTCAATGAAATTTTCAGCAATTGGCCAGATTCTATAAAAGCCCTTGAAACATGCGAGGAAGTGCAACCCTTTGCGGAAGACCTCCATATAGTTTCAAGATGCATTGATTCCTTGGCTATGAAGGCTTGTTCAGATCCGAACTTATTCAACTGGCCCGTGGCTGCACGTAATTGCAAGCAAAATCAAGAAGACGACCATGCATTATGGAATGGAATTTCTAGAGATACAAGATTATCTCAAAGTGATGATTGGTGGTTTTATGATGTGTCTTTGTTAAGCCTACCCTTTTATAAACGACTCATTATAGCAATAGAAGCAAAAGGAATGAAATCTGAGGCCGTTGCTGCATCTCTCATATACTATCTTAGGAGGTTTCTCCCCTTGATGAATAGGCAATCAAGCTTCACTGATACAGGCCATGCTACCATTCCTAATACTTCCGAAGCAGACCAAAGGGCTCTACTTGAAGAAATTGTGGAGTTGATTCCTAATAAAAGAGGGGTCACATCCTCAAAGAATTTGCTTAGGCTGCTCCGCACAGCCATGATACTGAGTGCAAGTCCATCATGTAGGGAAAATTTGGAGAGAAGGGTAGGAGCTCAACTAGACCAGGCTGCACTTGTGGATCTTCTCATTCCAAATATGGGATACTCGATGGAGACACTATATGATATAGACTGCATCCAGAGGATCCTTGATCATTTTATGTCTATATACCAGCCTGCATCTGTAGCAGCTTCTCCATGTATAATTGAGCAGGGGGCATTGATGGCTGGAGCTGATGCATTGACACCTATGACAATGGTTGCAAATTTGCTTGATGGATATCTTGCTGAGGTGGCTTCAGATACTAATATGAGCTTGGCTAAGTTTCTGGCACTTGCTATTGCAATTCCAGATTATGCTAGGCCACTTGATGATGGTATATACCACGCAATAGATGTATACCTTAAG ATACATCCATGGCTGACAGATTCTGAACGGGAGCAACTTTGCAGATTGATGAACTGTCAAAAGCTCTCATTAGAAGCAAGCACTCATGCAGCACAAAATGAAAGATTGCCTCTACGAGTAATTGTTCAAGTCCTATTTTTTGAACAGCTTAGACTCCGTACATCAATATCTGGGTGGTTCTTTGTTTCTGACAATCTTGATAACGGACATCACCACAGTGGAAATGTTGTCCTTCCCAATAATGATCCTTGTCAACGGGACACTGCAGAGGGAAATGAAAACTTGAGGGAACGTCTTTTGGAGCTGGAGAAGGAATGCTCAAGCATCAGAAACGAGCTGCAGAAGTTGACTAAGACAAAGAAAAGTTGGAGTATTTTACCAAAAAGGTTTGGCTTTAGAAAAAAGTCAGAGAGTTGA